The Nicotiana tabacum cultivar K326 chromosome 14, ASM71507v2, whole genome shotgun sequence genome contains a region encoding:
- the LOC107769883 gene encoding uncharacterized protein LOC107769883 — MENRNMDKPSNREGLSHFVNKEEQAEEKSLSIKESEPYHLLRLGNPHFTENCTQKLFFHTSLGLQNKLPKHIISFDERYFLRCLELIHIHSLRVDTCNFSSKMQNLSKSLGSREISNENICANGNLAIECPQAAGAESYVADSSGEWILGAITGSKSMLNILNSPLLNQLGSVNCTVDSGKENIHDSEEVVFSDFMSSPGGFSVSSLEKQQKEMTVPEYHRRALSVSSTTSTCSDQSFLSAAAPISQGMLQRRWKNGLPHYVFSVDGTKDVYTADLLKIDSPDDKFLDYVYTFHSRQGGKKERAFSARESHLIGKMTVSTSVTLGSTKSELMETRFVVFGSMDEYMDEIQTSHVLRKNKRLAKKVTDVFRTSQSYKQRSLSKFGGTSAILEDSCWMPSIDMYDDYYSCGNALLDQQIPPNFELAAIVTRDCIYDSSKEAETGGWGLKFLKKPPTGSKTATPGTPVECCTRGTSECSTSMDVIVPSGFHGGPRSRNAGPSSLLERWSSGGHCDCGGWDVGCPLTVLKTGAEASSQITSGECQTFDLYIQGSKQSAPVMKMANIHDGLYYIHFHSTLSALQSFAIAAAFIHRHSPFLRPKLYRK, encoded by the exons ATGGAAAACCGAAACATGGACAAACCTTCTAATAGAGAAGGTTTATCGCACTTTGTGAACAAGGAAGAACAAGCAGAGGAAAAAAGTTTGTCAATAAAAGAGTCGGAACCATACCACCTACTTAGACTTGGAAATCCACATTTTACTGAAAACTGCACTCAGAAGTTGTTCTTTCATACTTCTCTTGGCTTACAAAATAAGCTTCCGAAGCATATAATAAGTTTCGATGAAAGATACTTCCTTCGCTGCCTTGAATTGATACATATCCATTCCTTAAGAGTAGACACATGCAAtttctcttcaaaaatgcaaaatttATCAAAGAGTCTAGGTTCAAGAGAGATTAGCAATGAGAATATCTGCGCTAATGGCAATCTGGCGATTGAATGTCCTCAAGCTGCGGGGGCTGAGAGCTATGTCGCGGACTCTTCTGGAGAGTGGATTCTAGGTGCAATAACTGGTAGTAAGAGTATGCTGAACATTTTAAACAGTCCTTTACTTAACCAATTGGGCTCCGTAAACTGTACTGTTGATTCTGGGAAGGAAAATATACATGATAGTGAAGAAGTAGTGTTTTCTGATTTCATGAGCTCTCCCGGTGGTTTTAGTGTCAGTTCATTGGAGAAGCAACAGAAGGAGATGACAGTTCCGGAATATCACAGAAGGGCTCTTTCTGTATCTAGTACAACTTCGACATGCTCAGACCAATCTTTTCTTTCGGCAGCTGCCCCTATTTCTCAAGGAATGCTCCAGAGGAGATGGAAAAACGGTTTACCACATTATGTCTTTTCCGTAGATGGTACAAAGGATGTTTATACAGCTGATTTGCTGAAGATTGACTCACCTGATGATAAGTTTCTGGATTATGTTTACACATTTCATTCACGACAAGGAGGTAAAAAGGAACGTGCCTTCTCTGCAAGGGAATCACATCTTATAGGTAAAATGACGGTGTCAACTTCAGTTACCCTTGGCTCAACCAAGTCGGAGCTTATGGAAACCCGATTTGTTGTGTTTGGTTCAATGGATGAATATATGGATGAGATACAAACAAGTCATGTCCTCAGGAAAAACAAAAGATTGGCAAAGAAAGTAACCGATGTGTTCAGGACTAGTCAGTCTTACAAGCAGAGAAGCTTGTCCAAGTTCGGGGGAACAAGTGCCATTCTTGAAGATTCTTGTTGGATGCCATCCATAGATATGTATGATGATTACTATTCATGCGGCAACGCTCTTTTAGATCAACAAATTCCGCCAAATTtcgagttggctgccattgttacGAGAGATTGTATTTATGACAGCTCTAAGGAGGCAGAGACGGGTGGCTGGGGTTTGAAGTTTCTCAAGAAACCCCCGACTGGAAGTAAAACTGCAACTCCTGGGACGCCAGTGGAGTGTTGTACGCGTGGCACCAGTGAATGCTCAACAAGCATGGATGTTATAGTTCCttccggttttcatggtggaccGAGAAGCAGAAATGCTGGGCCATCAAGCCTGTTGGAGCGGTGGAGCTCCGGTGGGCATTGTGATTGTGGAGGCTGGGATGTCGGATGCCCCCTCACAGTGCTAAAAACTGGAGCTGAAGCTTCATCACAAATTACATCTGGAGAATGTCAAACTTTTGATCTCTATATACAG GGTTCAAAACAAAGTGCACCAGTCATGAAAATGGCGAACATCCACGATGGTTTGTATTACATCCATTTTCATTCCACTCTATCAGCTTTGCAGTCGTTTGCCATAGCTGCCGCTTTCATTCATAGACATAGTCCTTTCCTACGACCGAAACTGTACAGGAAGTGA
- the LOC107769890 gene encoding uncharacterized protein LOC107769890 isoform X1: MLLISLFLVIEIEAIMGSGNLIIFFVLFLQEEMPSPLSDQILNFCESEFFPEIQNSEVASSSNGCCYDEQSSYSPNLDLNKFQSTSEKNDDTITISTRAATSTTNVSPSRANNSNNYDDNNNNSNSLSIIFDTQEEIENDIATSIDFTITPSTNFIVPDHFLQQQDEQFDVNPLNNHHSPVTDVISVPLSHQYHQNHFPIVPLMGSSLGHLYEEESLSSIPPYMRVVTSSPSCSLLDPIIGNYIQGNLNTIIPSEASAIFAAAANSALFYGSQLPNQELEFQEGNSRIFCPDALPRIYNCSIELQAISNESQHLVSAVGCSNPLAAEVTTFEDPSYNKTGRCSVEDRREKIHRYMKKRNERNFSKKIKYACRKTLADSRPRVRGRFARNDEFGEAASKANSYGNHEEDTSDQDVKFNSIIYQDPNMVAASTHENNVTHNGRIFNSNICHISTGPYDICTPLYCTDGQMH; the protein is encoded by the exons ATGTTGCTAATAAGTCTTTTTCTTGTTATAGAAATTGAAGCTATTATGGGGTCagggaatttgattattttttttgttttatttttgcagGAAGAGATGCCAAGTCCCCTAAGTGATCAAATTCTGAATTTTTGTGAGTCTGAATTTTTTCCAGAAATACAAAATTCAGAAGTTGCTTCTAGTTCAAATGGCTGCTGCTATGATGAGCAGTCCTCTTATAGTCCAAATCTTGATCTAAACAAATTCCAAAGCACTAGTGAAAAGAATGATGACACTATCACAATCTCAACCAGAGCAGCCACCAGCACAACCAATGTTAGCCCGTCTAGAGCTAACAATAGCAACAATtacgacgacaacaacaacaacagtaacagtctGTCGATAATATTTGATACTCAAGAGGAAATTGAGAATGACATTGCTACTTCTATAGACTTCACAATCACACCATCCACAAACTTCATTGTCCCTGACCATTTCCTTCAACAACAAGACGAACAATTCGACGTTAATCCTCTTAACAATCACCATTCCCCTGTCACAGATGTTATTTCTGTTCCCTTGTCTCATCAGTATCATCAAAATCACTTTCCTATCGTTCCTCTTATGGGATCTTCATTAGGCCATCTCTACGAAGAGGAATCGTTGTCCTCTATTCCTCCTTACATGCGCGTCGTTACTTCATCTCCTTCTTGTTCACTTCTTGATCCTATTATAGGAAATTACATTCAAGGAAATCTTAACACTATAATCCCTTCTGAAGCTTCAGCTATATTTGCTGCTGCTGCTAATAGTGCTTTGTTCTATGGATCCCAATTGCCAAATCAAGAATTGGAATTTCAAGAAGGGAATAGTAGAATTTTCTGCCCTGATGCCTTGCCAAGGATCTATAACTGTTCTATTGAGCTTCAg GCAATCAGCAATGAGAGTCAGCATTTGGTTAGTGCTGTTGGTTGTTCTAACCCTTTGGCTGCAGAAGTTACAACCTTTGAAGATCCTTCCTATAATAAAACTGGCAGGTGTTCAGTtgaggataggagggagaagattcATAGATACATGAAGAAACGAAATGAGAGGAATTTCAGCAAGAAAATCAAG TATGCATGCAGAAAAACACTAGCAGACAGCAGGCCAAGAGTGAGGGGAAGATTTGCAAGAAATGATGAATTTGGGGAAGCTGCAAGTAAAGCAAATTCTTATGGAAATCATGAAGAGGACACAAGTGATCAAGATGTAAAGTTCAATAGTATTATATATCAAGATCCAAATATGGTTGCTGCTTCTACTCATGAGAATAATGTTACTCACAATGGCCGGATTTTCAACTCCAATATTTGTCACATATCCACTGGTCCCTATGATATATGCACACCTCTCTATTGTACAGACGGTCAAATGCACTAG
- the LOC107769890 gene encoding uncharacterized protein LOC107769890 isoform X2, whose product MDFSLPLVTNMSFIKEEMPSPLSDQILNFCESEFFPEIQNSEVASSSNGCCYDEQSSYSPNLDLNKFQSTSEKNDDTITISTRAATSTTNVSPSRANNSNNYDDNNNNSNSLSIIFDTQEEIENDIATSIDFTITPSTNFIVPDHFLQQQDEQFDVNPLNNHHSPVTDVISVPLSHQYHQNHFPIVPLMGSSLGHLYEEESLSSIPPYMRVVTSSPSCSLLDPIIGNYIQGNLNTIIPSEASAIFAAAANSALFYGSQLPNQELEFQEGNSRIFCPDALPRIYNCSIELQAISNESQHLVSAVGCSNPLAAEVTTFEDPSYNKTGRCSVEDRREKIHRYMKKRNERNFSKKIKYACRKTLADSRPRVRGRFARNDEFGEAASKANSYGNHEEDTSDQDVKFNSIIYQDPNMVAASTHENNVTHNGRIFNSNICHISTGPYDICTPLYCTDGQMH is encoded by the exons ATGGATTTCTCTCTTCCCTTGGTTACAAACATGAGTTTCATTAAG GAAGAGATGCCAAGTCCCCTAAGTGATCAAATTCTGAATTTTTGTGAGTCTGAATTTTTTCCAGAAATACAAAATTCAGAAGTTGCTTCTAGTTCAAATGGCTGCTGCTATGATGAGCAGTCCTCTTATAGTCCAAATCTTGATCTAAACAAATTCCAAAGCACTAGTGAAAAGAATGATGACACTATCACAATCTCAACCAGAGCAGCCACCAGCACAACCAATGTTAGCCCGTCTAGAGCTAACAATAGCAACAATtacgacgacaacaacaacaacagtaacagtctGTCGATAATATTTGATACTCAAGAGGAAATTGAGAATGACATTGCTACTTCTATAGACTTCACAATCACACCATCCACAAACTTCATTGTCCCTGACCATTTCCTTCAACAACAAGACGAACAATTCGACGTTAATCCTCTTAACAATCACCATTCCCCTGTCACAGATGTTATTTCTGTTCCCTTGTCTCATCAGTATCATCAAAATCACTTTCCTATCGTTCCTCTTATGGGATCTTCATTAGGCCATCTCTACGAAGAGGAATCGTTGTCCTCTATTCCTCCTTACATGCGCGTCGTTACTTCATCTCCTTCTTGTTCACTTCTTGATCCTATTATAGGAAATTACATTCAAGGAAATCTTAACACTATAATCCCTTCTGAAGCTTCAGCTATATTTGCTGCTGCTGCTAATAGTGCTTTGTTCTATGGATCCCAATTGCCAAATCAAGAATTGGAATTTCAAGAAGGGAATAGTAGAATTTTCTGCCCTGATGCCTTGCCAAGGATCTATAACTGTTCTATTGAGCTTCAg GCAATCAGCAATGAGAGTCAGCATTTGGTTAGTGCTGTTGGTTGTTCTAACCCTTTGGCTGCAGAAGTTACAACCTTTGAAGATCCTTCCTATAATAAAACTGGCAGGTGTTCAGTtgaggataggagggagaagattcATAGATACATGAAGAAACGAAATGAGAGGAATTTCAGCAAGAAAATCAAG TATGCATGCAGAAAAACACTAGCAGACAGCAGGCCAAGAGTGAGGGGAAGATTTGCAAGAAATGATGAATTTGGGGAAGCTGCAAGTAAAGCAAATTCTTATGGAAATCATGAAGAGGACACAAGTGATCAAGATGTAAAGTTCAATAGTATTATATATCAAGATCCAAATATGGTTGCTGCTTCTACTCATGAGAATAATGTTACTCACAATGGCCGGATTTTCAACTCCAATATTTGTCACATATCCACTGGTCCCTATGATATATGCACACCTCTCTATTGTACAGACGGTCAAATGCACTAG